The Sphingomonas sp. G-3-2-10 DNA window AGCTGCTGGAACACCGCCAGCATGATGCCGACCCAGACGATCGAACGGACACCAAGGAAACCACGGCCCCCTGCCGGCGTGAGCACGTCACTGAGACGCGGACGGTGATCGTTCGAGAAGCTGGCCTGGATTTCCGTCACCTTGGCCGAAGCCGCACCGGCGCCGAACAGGTTGGTCAGCACGGCCAGCGCTTCGTCATTGCGGCCCTTCGCGACCAGATAGCGCGGGCTTTCCGGGATGAAGAACAGTGCGATCAGGAACACTGCCGCCGGCACTGCCTGCAGCAGATACATCCAGCGCCAGGCCTCGATATCGAACCAGATCTTGTTGGTCGAAACGCCGGCCACCGCAGTGACATAGTAGTTGGCGAGGAAGGCGGCGGTCAGGCCGGTGATGATCATCACCTGCTGCACCGTGGTCATCCGGCCACGAATGTTCGCCGGAGCGACTTCGGAGATATAGGCCGGGGACAGCACCGACGCCGCACCCACTGCCATGCCGCCGATGATCCGGGCGACGACGAAGATCGTGTGATCGTGGGCGAAGCCCTGAACCAGTGCGCCGCCGAGGAACAGCACGGCCGCCAGCCGCATCACGGCGCGCCGGCCGATCGCATCGGCCAGAATGCCCGCGAGCGATGCGCCAATGACGCAGCCAATCAGCAGCGAGCCAACGGTGAAGCCGAGCGCTGCTTCGTCCAGCCCGAAGGCAGCGATCAGGCCCGGCTGCGTGCCGTTTACGGCACCGCTGTCATATCCGAACAGCAAGCCGCCAATCGTTGCCACCGCAACGATCGCGAAGACGAGGCCGATATTGGTCCTCTCCGCGGTTTGATTCATTTGCGAGTCCCCTCTCCTCAGCCCGTAAGTGCGGGCGTGTTAGCGGTAACGGTACGGCCTCGCCAAGGAAAAGCAAGCCGCTTCCAACGCTAAACCGGCCACACCCGTCGCGGCCAATTGAATCCGCGAAGGGGCGAACGGAATCGGGCCAGCTGGCCTAGCCGCGCTTGCCGGAAGGCGGCGGGCCGGAGGATTCGCGGACGATCAGTTCGTAATCGAGCACCTGTTCGTCCTGTTCGGAGCCATCGGGTGCGCGCTGGGTGCGCAGGCTGGCGAGCAGCAGGTTCAGCGCGGTCTCGGCCATCGCGGCAGTGGGCTGACGGATCGTGGTCAGCTCGGGCCAGACGGTGGTCGAAAGCTGCGTATCGTCGAAGCCGACGATGGTCAGGTCCTGCGGCACATGCAGCCCCCGGCGATGCGCGACGCCGACGGCCGCGGCGGCCATATCGTCGTTCGACGCGAAGATCGCGGTCGGCGGATCCTTGCGGTCGAGCAGCCGTTCGGTCGCGACGATGCCCGAGCGGAAGGTGAAATAGCCCTGCTCGACCGGCATTGCCTTCAGGTCGAGACCGGCATGTTCGAGCGCGGCGACGAAGCCGCGATAGCGCTCGGCCGACGAACTCTGGTTCGGGTTGCCCCGGATAAAGCCGATCTTGCGATGGCCCAGATCGATCAGATGGCGCGTCATCGCCGAGGCCGCGCCGAAATCGTCGATGCGGACGTTCAGGCTGTTCTCCGGCGGCAGGCCCATCGCGACCGACACCCAGGGGATGCCGGCGGCTTCGAGTTCGGCGCGGACGGGTGCGGCTTCCGACAGCGGCGGCGGCAGGATCACGCCTTCGACCGAAGTCGAAGCGAACTGGCGCGTTGCATGCGCCTGATCGTCGGCGCGTTCGCTTTCACAAGCCTCAAGCACCAGATGGCAGCCGGCGCGGCGGGCCGCCGCCAATGCGCCGATCAGGAACTGCGAGAGATAGGCAGCCGACGGGTTGGAATAGAGCAAGCCGATTTGCGTCGCTTCGCCCGCGGCAAGGCTGCGCGCCGCGCTGTTCGGCGAGTAGTTGAGCTTCTCGATCGCTTCGAGCACAGCCGCCTTGGTCGTGGCGCGGACGTTCGACCCGCCATTGACGACGCGCGACACGGTCATCGCCGATACCCCAGCCGCCCGCGCGACATCCTGCACGGTAACGGTACCTCGGCTGCGCCGGCTCGGTTTGCTCAAGGAAATCGCCCTCCTGTCGCGGGGAATAGGAGGGCGTCCCACAGAATGCAATAAAGTTGCTCGAACGGTTTGTCCGAGTTGACCCCGGCGCATCGGCATCTATAGTTGATAGCGCTACCATAATTCGAGATGGCGACGACCGCCGCATTCAGGAGAGGAATCCCCATGACCGTTTCCGGCCACACCCGCCGCCGCGCGCGCCTTGCCTGCTTCGCCGCGATTGCCGCGCTTGCCACCGCACCGGCATGGATGCCCGTTGCTCAGGCGCAGACTGCAACGGCGAAGAAGGCCGACAAACCGCTCTACAAGGATGCGTCGCAGCCGGTCGAGGTTCGCGTCGAGGATCTGTTGAGCCGGATGACGCTGGAAGATCGCATCGCGCAGCTCGTGTCGATCTGGGAGCATAAGGACAGGATTCAGACCCCGCAGGGCGATTTCGATCCGGCCAAGGCTTCGGCGGCGTTCCCCAATGGCTTGGGCATGATCTCGCGTCCGTCCGATCGTCGCGGCGTGACGCCCCCTGCCCCCGGCAGCGCCGGCGCCGCCGCGGGGGTCGGCAATCGCAGCCCCGAAGAGACCGCACGCTACATCAACGCCGCGCAGAAATGGGCGGTCGAGAATACCCGCCTGGGCATTCCGATGTTCATGCACGAGGAAGCGTTGCATGGCCTCGTCGCCCCGGGCGCGACCAGCTTCCCGCAATCGATCGCGCTGGCGAGCAGCTTCAACCCGAAGATGGTCGAGCAGGTCTTCGCGGTCGCCGCGCGGGAA harbors:
- a CDS encoding sugar porter family MFS transporter — protein: MNQTAERTNIGLVFAIVAVATIGGLLFGYDSGAVNGTQPGLIAAFGLDEAALGFTVGSLLIGCVIGASLAGILADAIGRRAVMRLAAVLFLGGALVQGFAHDHTIFVVARIIGGMAVGAASVLSPAYISEVAPANIRGRMTTVQQVMIITGLTAAFLANYYVTAVAGVSTNKIWFDIEAWRWMYLLQAVPAAVFLIALFFIPESPRYLVAKGRNDEALAVLTNLFGAGAASAKVTEIQASFSNDHRPRLSDVLTPAGGRGFLGVRSIVWVGIMLAVFQQLVGINVIFYYGATLWQAAGFSEQDALMINIVSGAVSIAACFVTIALIDRIGRKPLLLIGSVGMAATLFIMVYAFSHGSLVDGKLVLSEDMGTLAVVAANLYVVFFNVSWGPVMWVMLGEMFPNQIRGSALAVAGFFQWFANYVIAQAFPIMLTTIGLAASYSFYGVCAVISFFLVAKFIHETKGKELEAMEG
- a CDS encoding LacI family DNA-binding transcriptional regulator, producing MSKPSRRSRGTVTVQDVARAAGVSAMTVSRVVNGGSNVRATTKAAVLEAIEKLNYSPNSAARSLAAGEATQIGLLYSNPSAAYLSQFLIGALAAARRAGCHLVLEACESERADDQAHATRQFASTSVEGVILPPPLSEAAPVRAELEAAGIPWVSVAMGLPPENSLNVRIDDFGAASAMTRHLIDLGHRKIGFIRGNPNQSSSAERYRGFVAALEHAGLDLKAMPVEQGYFTFRSGIVATERLLDRKDPPTAIFASNDDMAAAAVGVAHRRGLHVPQDLTIVGFDDTQLSTTVWPELTTIRQPTAAMAETALNLLLASLRTQRAPDGSEQDEQVLDYELIVRESSGPPPSGKRG